From the genome of Pseudomonas sp. PDM14:
AGGCCGGCGGTGACGAGCCGTTGGGAAGGGAGCATGGGCACGAGTCCATTGGTGGCCGAGTACACCATTACAGACCGCAAGCGGTGGTGAATGTCGCCAGCGGTTGTGCTCACACCGGTTTGCAGTGAGTGAGGGTGGGTCTGTAGCGGGTGGTTGCCGCTGAAAGCGAGGCTGCCCACGTGAGGTATGGCGCTGGCGGAAGCGAGCGGTAGGCAGTCCGAGCACTAAATCGCAGCCAAAAAAAGACCCGGCAAAAAGCCGGGTCAATAACCGTGATTAGCCTGATGAGGAGATAATCTGAAGAGCCGACTGCGTGGCCTTCCAGCTTATCGACTGATCTCGCGACCAGTTGGGGTAATAATAACAATTCTCATTTTAACGTCAACACCTTTTTGAGAATTATTTTCGATTGGCTCGCATTTCTACCCTGAAAACGACAACCCCGGCACGTGGCCGGGGTTGTCGGTATAGGGCTGGAGGTCACGCCGGCTCGCGGTTTACGCGCAATTGGGTGACTTCCTTGTTCAGCAGGTCGATGCGGCGCGCCATGCTCTCGATCAGGCTATGGGCGATGCGCGGGTTGCTCTGCATCAGGCTGAGGAACTGGTCCTTGGGGATCACCATGACCGTGCACGGCTCGCTGGCGATCACCGTGGCGCTGCGTTTCTCGCGGGTGAACACGGCCATGGCGCCGAAAATCTCGTCCTTCTGCACGTCGCCGACCTTCTGCCCATCGACATGCGCTTCGGCGTGGCCTTCGATGATCACGAACACGTGATCGGCTTCGTCGCCCTGCTGGATCAGCTCCTCACCAGCGGCGAAGTGCTGGAAGCCGGTGGCAGGGCGGATTTCCGGTTGCTTCAGGCGCGCCAGGGCGTCCGAGAGCAGGGCGGTATGGCCGATCAGGTACTGGATGAACAGTTCCTGGCGTTGTTCGCTGCCGTAGATGTGCTTGAACACCTCGGTGCGCGTGTAGGGCACCAGGGTCAGCGCTTCTTCGCTGCTGTAACGGCAGCTCGGCAGGTCGATACCCTGGCGCAATCCGACCAGGTCCCCCTCCTGCAGATAGAACAGCGGGCGGTCATCGACCTGGGCATGCAGCAGGCCGCTTTCGATGACGTACAGCTGGTTGCCGGGAAGAATCTTCGCCAGATCCTCGACCTGTTCAAGACGCAGGGGCGCGCCGCTGGGCTGCATACCATCGAGCAACTGGTTAGGGATGCTCTGCAGACGTTGGATCAGCTGATCGGCGTAGGCCGGTTGCTCCCCGAGTAGGTACATGACAGTAATTCCTTGAACTGGCTGGGCTGACGATAGGGCAAGGTCGCCCCCTTCAACAATATGTTGCGCCAGGGGGGTAGGTAAATCCCGGCGCATGGAGGTTGTGAGCTAGCTCTTGTTGCTTGTGCCCAGGGAGTCAACCTTGCCGTTGAGCTCGGCCTTGTGCGCTGGGGGCAGCTCGCTCCAGTGTACATCCAGCAGCGCCCCTTCAATGGCATAGAGCAGCACCTTGGAGGCACGGAAACCGCGTGCGCGAACGGCGCGATAGGCGTCCACGGCGCCCAGGCGGCGCAGGTCGTTGGCACTGTGAATGCCCACGGCATGCAGCCATTGCGACGACGTCTTGCCCAGGTTCTTCAGGTGTTGCAGTTCATCATTCATGGCGCCTCCTTGCGTTGCTGCGCAGCTGCCGATGAAAAGATCAGGGACGACCTGCGACGAAGTGTAGCGGCCATCGCACAAAACGCTGTTGCTGTCCGTCAGGCCAGGCGGCTTCGAGTGCGGGCAGCAGGTCGATCAGTGGGTCGCGGCCGCTGGCCTTTTCCAGGCGTTGTACGGCGGACCAGGTGCTCAGGTAGCCGAGCAACTGGGGGCGGTCCCACTGCAGTTCGATGGCGAACGGCGGCAGTTCGATCTGGGCGAATGGTACCTGCAGGTCGCTATAGCCGGCGTCGACGCTGGTGCGGCCTTCGGGCCAGTAGCCGTCCAGCGTGCCGTAATAGAACTCTTCGAGTACCGCATCCACCTGTGCGTCGACTCGCAACAGGCTGTAGCACCAGGCACAGAACAGCCCACCCGGCCTGAGCAGGCGCGCCACCTCGCGGAAGAACACCGGGGTGGCGAACCAGTGCAGCGCCTGGCCGACGACGATCAGGTCGAGGCTGGCGTCCGCCAGCGGTTGTGCTTCGGCGGTGGCGGCGAAGCTGGATACGCCCTGCAGGTCCTTGGCGGCGAGCAGCTGTTCGGGGCTGCCGTCGCAGGCCAGCACCTGCTCGAAGTGCTCAAGCAGCGGTGCGCTGGCCTGGCCATTGCCACAGGCGATGTCCAGCGCGCGCTGACGGCCGGGGCTGTTGGCCGCCAGCCAGGTGAAAAGAGCGGAAGGGTATTGCGGACGGAAACTGGCGTAGGCACCGGCGCGGGCGCCGAACAGGCGGGTGATTTCACTCATTGATAAGCGGTACTCATCGGGTGCGATAGCGCATGCGGGTACCGAAATTGAGCGACATCAGTACCTCGTCGGCGCTGATGTCCGCAGGGAAATAGGCGCCGGAGATCTGCGCGTGGGCGATGCTGGCCCCTTCCATGTTGGCTTCGCGCAGATCCAGGCCGCGCAGGTCGGTGCCGCGGAAATAGGCGTCGCTGAAGTCGATGCCCTCGGCGTCCAGCAAACGCAGGTCGAGACCACGGAAGTCGCCACCGCTGAGGTCGATGGGGCCATCGGCCGGGCGCTGGCTGTTGAAGCCCTTGATATCTTCGTTGTGCAGTAGCCGATACAGCGGATCGTCGAGCTGACGTGGTTGGCTCATGAGTTACCTCCGGGTAAGGCTCGCCGCAAGTATAGAAGCTGCCTGCGAGCCTGCCCGGAAGCGCGTGTTCAGAGGCCTGGCAGGCGCTGGCGAATGCTGCCGACCAGGTTGTCGAGGCTGGCGGCGTCATGGGTGTCGATGCGCTTGCTGTGGGCCTGTTCATCGGCGTCCAGCACTTCGCGGCTGGCCTGCTGCGCCTCGATGACCTCGAGGGTGGCGTCCGACGGGTCATTGCCATCGACCTGGCGCTGCTGCAGCCAGCTGGCGATGACCGCCTGCGGCGCCTGGCAGTCGAGGATCAGGAACGGTGCGCCATTGTGTTCGGCAACCTGCCAGGCGGCGGCGCGCTGATCGCGCTTGAGGTAGGCCGCGTCGAGCACCACAGGGAAGCCGGCGTGCAGGCAGCTTTCCGCCAACTGGTGCAGGCGCTGGTAAGTGGCCGCGCTGGCCTCCGCGTTGTAGATGCCGCTGTTCAGGTTGCCTTTCGCTGTCTCCGGCTGCTCACCAAACAGGCGCTTGCGTTCCACGTCCGAGCGCAGGCGGATGGCGCCCAGTGCTTCGACCAGGCGCAGTGCCACCTGGCTCTTGCCGACAGCGGAAACGCCGCTGGTGATGGCCAGGAAGGGCGTGGGGATGGCGCTGTAACTTTCCGCCAGGTTGGCGTAGTTGCGGTACTGGCGCAGGGTGGCGGCTTTCTCCACGGCATCGCTCTGGTGGGCGAGGCTGAACAGCGCGACCTTGGCCCGCACCAGGGCGCGGTGAGTTTTGTAAAGATTGAGCAGTTCCAGGGCATCGTAGTCACCGCTGCGCTCCAGCCAGGCGCTGATGAAGCGTCGCGACAGCACCTTGAGGCCGCGGTCTTCCAGGTCCATGGCGAGGAAGGCG
Proteins encoded in this window:
- a CDS encoding cyclic nucleotide-binding domain-containing protein, which translates into the protein MYLLGEQPAYADQLIQRLQSIPNQLLDGMQPSGAPLRLEQVEDLAKILPGNQLYVIESGLLHAQVDDRPLFYLQEGDLVGLRQGIDLPSCRYSSEEALTLVPYTRTEVFKHIYGSEQRQELFIQYLIGHTALLSDALARLKQPEIRPATGFQHFAAGEELIQQGDEADHVFVIIEGHAEAHVDGQKVGDVQKDEIFGAMAVFTREKRSATVIASEPCTVMVIPKDQFLSLMQSNPRIAHSLIESMARRIDLLNKEVTQLRVNREPA
- a CDS encoding class I SAM-dependent methyltransferase, which codes for MSEITRLFGARAGAYASFRPQYPSALFTWLAANSPGRQRALDIACGNGQASAPLLEHFEQVLACDGSPEQLLAAKDLQGVSSFAATAEAQPLADASLDLIVVGQALHWFATPVFFREVARLLRPGGLFCAWCYSLLRVDAQVDAVLEEFYYGTLDGYWPEGRTSVDAGYSDLQVPFAQIELPPFAIELQWDRPQLLGYLSTWSAVQRLEKASGRDPLIDLLPALEAAWPDGQQQRFVRWPLHFVAGRP
- a CDS encoding TfoX/Sxy family protein; the protein is MNDELQHLKNLGKTSSQWLHAVGIHSANDLRRLGAVDAYRAVRARGFRASKVLLYAIEGALLDVHWSELPPAHKAELNGKVDSLGTSNKS
- a CDS encoding AAA family ATPase, whose translation is MSQALIAALQNPALYPHPVEGFQVIETHISWVLLTGPFAYKIKKPVNFGFLDFTDLGKRQHFCGEELRLNQRLTEGLYLGVLPITGSESAPQLDGEGAAIEYVLKMRQFPQSQLLSEVQSRGELTPAHIDALAQQIADFHGRTPAVAADHPLSAPQAIVAPMRQNFVQIRPLLSDAADLRQLDALDAWVEASIARLEPLLARRAEAGAIRECHGDIHLGNATLLDGKVVLFDCIEFNEEFRLIDIALDAAFLAMDLEDRGLKVLSRRFISAWLERSGDYDALELLNLYKTHRALVRAKVALFSLAHQSDAVEKAATLRQYRNYANLAESYSAIPTPFLAITSGVSAVGKSQVALRLVEALGAIRLRSDVERKRLFGEQPETAKGNLNSGIYNAEASAATYQRLHQLAESCLHAGFPVVLDAAYLKRDQRAAAWQVAEHNGAPFLILDCQAPQAVIASWLQQRQVDGNDPSDATLEVIEAQQASREVLDADEQAHSKRIDTHDAASLDNLVGSIRQRLPGL
- a CDS encoding pentapeptide repeat-containing protein, whose product is MSQPRQLDDPLYRLLHNEDIKGFNSQRPADGPIDLSGGDFRGLDLRLLDAEGIDFSDAYFRGTDLRGLDLREANMEGASIAHAQISGAYFPADISADEVLMSLNFGTRMRYRTR